One window of Opisthocomus hoazin isolate bOpiHoa1 chromosome 15, bOpiHoa1.hap1, whole genome shotgun sequence genomic DNA carries:
- the MMD2 gene encoding monocyte to macrophage differentiation factor 2 produces MFVSRVLDFQKTRYARFMNHRVPSNCRYQPTEYEHAANCATHAFWILPSILGSSILYILSDDQWETISAWIYGFGLSSLFIVSTVFHTISWKKRHLRSVEHCLHMFDRMVIYFFIAASYAPWLNLRELGPWASHMRWIIWIMASIGTIYVFFFHERYKLVELVCYVIMGFFPALVIISMPNRDGLPELVAGGLFYCLGMVFFKSDGRIPFAHAIWHLFVAIGAGIHYYAIWRYLYRPGTLEVKTSR; encoded by the exons GTTCGTGTCCCGGGTCCTGGATTTCCAGAAGACGCGTTACGCCAG GTTCATGAATCACCGTGTCCCGTCCAACTGCAGGTACCAGCCAACGGAGTACGAGCACGCGGCGAACTGTGCCACCCACGCG TTCTGGATCCTGCCCAGCATCCTCGGCAGTTCCATCCTCTACATCCTCTCTGACGACCAGTGGGAAACCATCTCAGCCTGGATCTATGGCTTTGGCTTGTCCAGCCTCTTCATCGTTTCCACGGTCTTCCACACCATCTCCTGGAAGAAGAGGCATCTCAG GTCCGTggagcactgcttgcacatgttTGACAGGATGGTGATCTACTTCTTCATCGCGGCGTCGTATGCTCCCTG GCTGAACCTGCGCGAGCTGGGTCCCTGGGCCTCCCACATGCGCTGGATCATCTGGATCATGGCGTCTATTGGGACCATCtatgttttcttcttccatgaGCG GTACAAACTGGTGGAGCTGGTGTGCTATGTTATCATGGGCTTCTTCCCTGCCTTGGTGATTATCTCCATG CCCAACAGGGACGGCCTCCCGGAGCTGGTGGCCGGTGGACTCTTCTACTGCCTGGGCATGGTCTTCTTCAAAAGCGATGGCCGCATCCCCTTCGCCCATGCCATCTGGCACCTCTTCGTGGCCATCGGAGCTGGCATCCATTACTATGCCATTTGGAGGTACCTCTACCGGCCCGGCACGCTGGAGGTGAAAACATCCCGGTAG